The Drosophila sulfurigaster albostrigata strain 15112-1811.04 chromosome 3, ASM2355843v2, whole genome shotgun sequence genomic sequence GTTATTTGAATCAGTTGTTTGTTGATCAGTTTTAATGTTCTTAgctttaagaatttgttcttaaagGGGTCTTATTTCCAGAACACATTTTTTAAGAgaaatgtttttgattttagaacttGGTCTTTTTTTGTCAGTGCACCTTATCTTTATGACTGCGTTTTAATCTGCTCTAATATTCATTATCATTTATGCAACTAGTGTATGTTAATATTGCTTAATAtccttttaaaaaataaatggaaaaggTAAGAAAATTACActggagtgtgctcgactgtgcgaTACCCGTTGgtcattttaaaaaataaacagtgcggtattataggtaaaatatatataaatattataccttagaaattactaaaatatacccagAGCTTTATTTCGTATATCGGTACATACTTGCAAGTTCAGAATGTACCATAgggtgcaaaatataccaaaatatatttagctCAAGCAATAAAGATTCGACAATTGGAGCCCGTATAGCATTATTTCTTGATCAACTTATAAGATTTTTACCTAACCGCATCTAATTTGAGAAATCAAAAATCACTAAcactgttattattattgtttgtatgAAAAATCACGAGTCTAGCTTTGAAATTAAGTTAAGGTTTTTatcaaaaaaatctataaagCTCGACTTTTTATAGTCTCTGGGACGTTGTTGCTCATAAGGACAGGCGAAAAGGCAGATAGAAGTTCACATTTATATCGTTTCGTCTATTGGCGTTGATCcacaatatgtatattttttgaggTCACAGATGCCTACTTCTGCCTGTTCGCATTAGCTATACTATCGTTTTACCCATTTAGGTACCGTGGATATAAATAGTACATTTGATAGATCCGtaatatgtttttgttgttgctctagTTTTCGGTCTTCTACTTatacagaaaataataaaaaatgccaCTTTGACTATGAAAATATTCAcgtatgtttattataatttatggatTGATTTCTTCAAATCGATTTATCCACTGCAAAAATGATGAAATCCTTGTGGAGATCACAATTGGATTTTTCTTCGATGAAAGATTAAATGATATTAAACCAATCACAGTATTTGACCCTTCATCATTCTTTCTGACCAACGGGTCTCCTGAGATTGCTGTGTGTGGACCGCATTCATGGGGCTTTGAGCAAATCCACGACGCCGGATAGAATTTTCCAGTCCAATGATGGTGAGCAACTGTTTTGCGTTCTTCGTTGGACAAAACGGTAACATTGGAGTAATGAAGGCGAGGTGAAATAGCAAACCCtgttaaaaataagaaatatatataagtgtttcaattgcaaaatgatATTCAATTACCTGAACCGTCGCCCCAACCAGAGACAATACaactttcattttcataaagGCTTTCAGGATCTGGTAACTGAGCAGCCTGAATAAATTCGTCAAATCGAATTTCGACTGGGAGTCTTATGAGAGCTATATCATTGAGTTGTTGGTATGGATCATATTCACGATGAACGAAAATATTGCTGCGCTTCACTGTCAAACGTTGTTGTCCCACTTCCTTTTCATTTGTCCTATCCACTGCACCGAAGTAAAGATTGAGGGCTTCcctaaatttgtaaattgaaaagtatgTTTTCTAGATTATAATTAAAGACTACTTACACTGAATA encodes the following:
- the LOC133845447 gene encoding chymotrypsin-C-like, translated to MVQLQWVVIFLTFLLYQRSTQGQTPPTERFLSARPQQFPYQVFIEQRQDCKCDPAKSCGGVIISSRSVLTSASCAGDYSVEALNLYFGAVDRTNEKEVGQQRLTVKRSNIFVHREYDPYQQLNDIALIRLPVEIRFDEFIQAAQLPDPESLYENESCIVSGWGDGSGFAISPRLHYSNVTVLSNEERKTVAHHHWTGKFYPASWICSKPHECGPHTAISGDPLVRKNDEGSNTVIGLISFNLSSKKNPIVISTRISSFLQWINRFEEINP